One Synechocystis sp. LKSZ1 genomic window, TTACGAATGACTCGCCATTTGAGGGCCCGGAAACCTTTACCTTATCTGCCATAAGTAGTACGGGAGGATCTAGTGCAACCGGAACCGGAACTATTGTTGATGATGGTACCGGTACTATCTTCAACGACAACGGCACTCCAAATAATACAGCGCCTAAAGATGATGACCGACCGAGCTTCAGCATCAATGATGTCACGGTCAACGAAGCGGCCGGAACAGCAACCTTTACGGTCACCAAGACTGGTACCACTACCGAGAGTGCAACGGTCAATTTTGGTACATCCAATGGCAGTGCTACCTCAGGTCAAGACTACACAACCAACAGCGGCACCCTGACCTTTGCGGCCAATGAAACCAGTAAAACGGTCACGGTCAATATCACCAACGATGGCATCTTTGAAGGCAGTGAAACCTTTAATGTCAATTTGTCCAATGCCACTAATGCCACCATTGCTGATGGGACGGGGGTAGGAACCATCAAGGATGATGGAACCGTGAGCGGGCCAGGCCCAATTCCCGCTGATGATGACCGACCGAGCTTCAGCATCAATGATGTCACGGTCAACGAAGCGGCCGGAACGGCAACCTTTACGGTCACCAAGACTGGTACCACTACCCAGAGTGCAACGGTCAATTTTGGTACATCCAATGGCAGTGCTACCTCAGGTCAAGACTACACAACCAACAGCGGCACCCTGACCTTTGCGGCCAATGAAACCAGTAAAACGGTCACGGTCAATATCACCAACGATGGCATCTTTGAAGGCAGTGAAACCTTTAATGTCAATCTGTCCAATGCCACTAATGCCACCATTGCCGATGGGACGGGGGTAGGAACCATCAAGGATGATGGAACCGTGACCGGGCCAGGCTCAATTCCCGCTGATGATGACCGACCGAGCTTCAGCATCAATGATGTCACGGTCAACGAAGCGGCCGGAACGGCAACCTTTACGGTCACCAAGACTGGTACCACTACCCAGAGTGCAACGGTCAATTTTGGTACATCCAATGGTAGTGCCACCTCAGGTCAAGACTACACGGGAACCACTGGCACCCTGACCTTTGCGGCTAATGAAACCAGTAAAACGGTCACGGTCAATATCACTAACGACGGCATCTTTGAAGGCAGTGAAACCTTTAATGTCAATCTGTCCAATGCTACTAATGCCACCATTGCCGATGGGACGGGGGTAGGAACCATCAAGGATGATGGAACCGTGAGCGGGCCAGGCCCAATTCCCGCTGATGATGACCGACCGAGCTTCAGCATCAATGATGTCACGGTCAACGAAGCGGCTGGAACGGCAACCTTTACGGTCACCAAGACTGGTACCACTACCCAGAGTGCAACGGTCAATTTTGGTACATCCAATGGTAGTGCCACCTCAGGTCAAGACTACACGGGAACTAATGGCACCCTAACCTTTGCGGCCAATGAAACCAGTAAAACGGTCACGGTCAATATCACCAACGATGGCATCTTTGAAGGCAGCGAAACCTTTAATGTCAATTTGTCCAATGCCACTAATGCCACCATTGCCGATGGGACGGGGGTAGGAACCATCAAGGATGATGGAACCGTGAGCGGGCCAGGCCCAATTCCTGCTGATGATGACCGACCGAGCTTCAGCATCAATGATGTCACGGTCAACGAAGCGGCCGGAACGGCAACCTTTACGGTCACCAAGACTGGTACCACTACCCAGAGTGCAACGGTCAATTTTGGTACATCCAATGGTAGTGCCACCTCAGGTCAAGACTACACGGGAACCACTGGCACCCTGACCTTTGCGGCTAATGAAACCAGCAAAACCATCACCGTTAACATCATCAACGACGGCACCTACGAAGGCAGTGAAACCTTCAATGTCAATTTGTCCAATGCTACTAATGCCACCATTGCTGGCGGTACTGGCGTAGGAACCATCAAGGATGATGGAACCGTGAGCGGGCCAGGCCCAATTCCTGCTGATGATGATCGACCGTTAAATGTCAGTAGCCCAGTGGTAACGGAAGGGACTAACCCCTTTGCCATTTTTGAGATTCAGGGAGTGGCTGGTCAAACACTATCGTTGACATTGGGCAATACCAGCGATGGTGAGAATACAGCCACCCAAGGCTTAGACTACGCCTCTTCAACGCCTGCTCTCCAGTACTCTATCGATGGAGGGCAAACTTGGCAGGCCTACAGCGGTGGCAATATCACCATTCCAGGGGTATCGGGAAGTACCAACGCATTTTTGGTGCGGACAGTCATTGTCGATGATACCGTTGCCGCTGAAGGCAATGAAACATTCACCTTGAAAGCCACCTATACCAGTGGTGCCAGCAAGAGTGCAACGGGAACCGGCACGATTCAGGATAATGACTCTTTAAATGTAAACGTCATAGCCTTGACCCCCGTCAATGAAGCCTCAACCTATGCCCTGTTCACTGTGAATGGCAGCATCGGAGAAACGCTAGATCTTAGTCTAGGTAATACAACAACTGGAACAGACCAGGATGCCAGCATCAATGGCTTTGTAATGGAGTATTCCAGCGATGGTACAAACTGGATAGCCTATAGTGCAGCCAGTAAACCAATTGTTCCTGCCAGTGGCACGATCTATGTACGGGTCAACATTAGCAGCGAGCAAGATAGCCCCTATGAAGGAGCAGAAACGTTTACCTTAAAGGCAGACATCACCCGAGCCCCTGGGGCAAGTGATACGGATATTGCCACCATTGTTGATGATGGAACGGGCAATAAATATACAGGCAATATCATCGGAGGAAACCCTACCACGGATCCAACGACCAAGGATGATGACCGTATTCTGACAATTAATGACGTTACGGTCAACGAAGCCTCACCCTACGCGGTCTTTACGGTTACAGGCATAAGTGGCCAAACCATCTCACTTGCAAGCAATGGAGACAGTGCGTCAAAGGGGATAGACTTTGGTGACGCTCTAGAATACTCCTTAAACAATGGCATAACTTGGAACAACTACTCGACTCCGGTCACCCTAGCCGGGACGACGATGCTAGTTCGCAGTGCCATCAATAACGATACATCCTACGAAGGAGCGGAAACCTTCACCTTAACGGCCACCTATACCAGTGGAGGCGTGAAGAATGCCACGGGAACCGGAACCATTATCGATGATGGCACGGGTATTATCTTCAATCCCAACGGTAGCCCAGATAATACAACACCCAAAGATGATGACCGTCCGAGGATTAGCATCAACACCATTGCCGGAGACGACATTATCAATGCATTGGAAGCCAGTAGTCCAATAGCAGTAAGTGGCACTACCAGTGGTGTAGAAGATGGACAAACCGTAACAGTTATCATTGACGGCAACATTTATACCACCACGGTGAGTAGCAATGTTTGGACGCTCGATGTCCCCGTTGCGGATATTGCCAACTTTGAAGCGAGTGAAATCGTCACCGCCAATGTGAGTGACCTGGCGGGTAACCCAGCGCCCCAGGCCAATCGGAATATCATTATAGATACCGCTGCCCCTAATGTGGCCATCACCAGCATTACGGATGACAGTGGCAATGCAGGAGACTTCGTTACCAATGACCAAACCTTAGTGATTGCTGGAACTTGGACAAATCTGCCCACAAATACCTTGGCAGTAACCTTTAACGGAATTACTTATACACTGGGAATAGCTCCTCAATTAACGGTTAGTGGCAATAATTGGACGTTAGATCTCACTGGTGTGACGACCTCTCCAGGTAATTATGTCGTAACAGCTAAAGCCACTGATCTTGCTAACAACACGGCCCAGACCAGTCAAAATATTACGATTGATACCACCGCTCCGACTCTAGACATCACAGGGCCAACAGATCCCCTTGGGCCTGGAGAAAGCAGGACGATTACCTTCACCTTCAGCGAAGTCCCCGTTGGGTTTGATAGCAATGACATTACGGTAACGGGCGGAAACCTATCGAACTTAACACCAACGGCAAACCCCTTAATCTTTACCGCGATTTTTACCCAGTCAGGTACTGGTGAGCCTAGCATCAGCGTGGCCAACAACCGCTATAGCGACGAAGCGGGGAATCTTGGCACAGGAGATAGTTTAACCCTGGGTATTGATGCCACACCGCCCGATATCCGGATTACCCTGGCTGCTGATATTACCGCGGATGACATTATCAATGGAGCAGAGGCCAGCCAAAGCATTCCCATCACAGGCACAGTCGAAGGAGAATTCAACCCTGGCGATACGGTTATCCTAACGATTAATGGTCAAACCTTTACTGGCCCCGTTGGCAACGATGGTAGTTTTAGCATCAACGTACCCGGCAGTACCCTGGCCGCCGATCCTGACCGTACTATCGAAGCTAGCATCACCAGCACAGATGGCGTGGGCAATAGCACTACTGCCACGGATACCGAAACCTACAGCGTTGATACGACAGCTCCTGGTGCGCCCACGGTCACCATTACCGAAGATACCAACAATGACGGGATTCTGAATGGAGATGAATTGAGTGGTAACGTCGATGTCAAAATCGATCTACCTGCCGATGCCTTAGTAGGAGATAAACTCACCGTCACTGACGGTAGTATCCCCCGGGAAATCATCCTAACGGCACAACAAATCACCGATAAATTTGTTACTACCAGCTTTGTCCCACCCGCCGATGGTTCCTCCCTCACGGTAACGGCTTTCCTAACTGATCGAGCGGGCAATACAGGGCCTGCCAGTAACGATAGTGCCACCTTGGATCTCACCGGGCCTGAAACCGGCGACCTTGATATTACCGATGCAACAGATACCGGGGCTGATGATCTATTAACGGCTAATGGCAATCCTCAGCTCACCTTCGTGGGAGAGCCCGGCCTGACTATTTCCCTACTCGGGCCGAACGAAGAACCTTTAGAGAGCAATCAATTCAGTGTCAGCTACGACCCTGTCACCGGCCTTTACACAGTTACCCTACTCGATGCCGATCTGGCTCAAAGCGGGAATCAACCCTTCGGTACCTTTGACAACCAAGGGCCAACGAATAATCCGCCCAATGCTGTGGATGGTTTCTACACAATCCTTGCCACGGATACAGCGGGCAATGAGGCTGATGTCGGCCAGTTTGAAATTGAGACTTCCCCCCCTCCTCCACCGCCCCCAGTCAGTGTAACGGTAACGAGTCCCACGGTGAATGAGGCCTCTCCCTATGCCGTCTTTACGGTGGATGGAGCACTAGGCCAATTAGTCAGTCTCTCGCTCACTAACGGCACAGCTGGGTCAAGCGACTATGGCAATGGTCTGGAGTATTCTGCGGATGGCGGAGCCACCTGGACATCCTATACGGGGGGGGGAATTCCCCTCAATGGCGCTGGGGGAACTCTGCTGGTGCGCACACCAATTACCAATGACACGATCTATGAGGGAGCGGAAACCTTTACCCTGACGGCAACTCCCACCGGCGGAACGGCGGCAATCGGAACGGGAACCATTGTCGATGATGGCACGGGTATTATCTTCAATCCCGACGGTAGCCCAAATAGTACCGCACCCAAGGATGACGACTTCATTCAGGCTCTACCTGACTACAAGTTCATTGATCAAAACACCGATAAGCCTTACCTGATTAATGCTCTTGCTAATGATGCTGGCAACCAAATTAGTATCCTGAGTTATGAGCAACCTCGTTTGGGAACGGTTACTAAAGTTCCAATGGCTCCATCTCTAGGAGTAGAAGGCAATAATTCCAACAGCGAACAATTTCTCTATACACCGGCTTTGGTCGGTGATGATCCTGAATTTATTGGCTCTGAGTTTGTCAATCAACTCATCACAGAAGTTACACAAGGCGTATTCCGACTCTCAACTACCGGCATCAATAATCTCCCGGGTGCAATCCCTCAGCTCAAATTCACCCTCAAAAATAGTAAGGGGGAGTTTACCAACGAGCTATTTGTTTTCAAGGTTGATGATGCTAGTGGCAGTATCAATGGTCTTCAACCGGGTCAAGCCGGATACCTGGCCGCAGCCCTCCAATCTAGTCGGGTGATTTTCTCGGCCCTGGCCAATAATCGTCTTCTGGAAACCTCTCGTATTCTGGATGACTTTAGTGCCACTGACCTCGTCGGATTTGCTTTGGTACAAAATAGTAGCCTCGAAGATGTTTTAGCCGCTCTTGAGACGGGCACAACCCCCGCTAATGTTTTCTTGAGCATTGCCAAAGGGAATCCTGATGGTATTAATCATGTTCAGCGCTCAGGTATTAGTACCAATCAATTTACCCTGAGCTTTGAAGATCAACTCAATGGGGGCGACAGAGACTACAACGATGTTGTGATTCAAGTAGAAGCCAATAATGACTCGATGCGCCTTGGTACGGAAATTCAAGGTTCTCCGGAAAATGAAGTCATTGACCTCCGTCAAAGTACTCTGCCGATTACTGCATTTTTCAACATTAGTGGCAATAGTATTGCACGCAATCAACTCGGTTTTTATCGGGTTGAAAACGAACAGGGAAGTATTCGTAACCCTGTCACGGGTGCGCTGGTTAATCCAGGAGATGCTAACTATACACAGTTGGCCCTGCAAATCAGTAATAGTCTTGGCTTATCTTCTGTACAAAATCTCCGCTCTGCGAACTTAGCGCCCGGATTTTTGTACGCCCCTTACATCACAACGGTGGGCGAAAATAGTTCCAATACCTATTTCCCCTACCGTCTTGCGAACTCTGATGGCATCGACCACGTTCGTCTGTTAGGAGATAATACCTTTGGATTTGAGGATACGGAAGGGGGCGGTGACAAGGATTATGAAGACCTCGTTGTCCAGGCCAATTTGGAGATGGAAACCAGTCGGGGAGTATTTCAACTCCGGCAAATTCAGCCCTACACGGACACCTTTAACTACACGATTACGAATGCTAGCGGACTAACGGCAGAGACAACTGTAACGATAGATGTGCAGGATACCTTGATTTCTAACCTCAAGGTTACTCTCCTAAACAACAATGCTGGCTTTAATAATGAGGTTATTTTCTTCAAAGTCGAAGATGATGCTGGGACAATTAACGGTTTAAAGCCGGGTGATGCGGGCTATCTTGAGACGGCCTTAGCCCGCAGTCGGGTCATCTTTTCTGCGATTAATGGGGCCACATCTCCGTTTAATGAACCCCTCACTCGCATCTTTGAAGATTTTACTCCCACTGATCGACTGAGCTTTGCCCTCATCCAAAATAGTACCCTTGATGATGCCTTAGACGGACTGTCCCTGGGACAGGCCCTACCGAATATTTTCTGGAGCCTGGAAACTGCTAATAAGGATGGAATCAACCATGCCAATCTAACCGCCTTTAGCCCCAGTTCCTTTACCTTGAGCTTTGAAGATTTAGCAGGAGGCGGAGACCTGGACTACAACGATATCAATCTTAAAGTTGAAGCCACCAGTGAAGTTATTCCCTTTGGCGCTAATTTGCAAGGTGGACAACAAGGTGAAATTCTCGACCTGCGCTCAACGGCATCACTCCAGGCCTTAGACTCAACCGAAATTCTCCTGGGCTTCCAAGTCAAAACCGCCGCCAGCAATCTCAACTCGGTCGGTTTGTATCTCGTCCAAGATGCCGAAGGAACCATTCTAGACGCCAATGGCAATCGGTTAACTCCGGGTAATCCCAACTATGCGGCAGAAGCCATTCGCCAGCGTGTCCCCTTGATTTCCAATGGCTTGCCTATTGGGACAACCATTGCAAAAGAGGGAATCTATGCTCCATTCTTGATTACCAAAGGAACCGAATCAGACTTTCTGGCCAAAAATCCCCAAAACCTGGCTCAAACAGATACGCCCATTGCCTATTTCCCCTTTATTGAAGCTAATCCAGATCAACTCGATCACCTTCGATTGTTAGCCGATAATACATTTAGCTTTGAAGATCAGCTGGGGGGAGGCGACCAAGACGATAATGATGTCATTGTTAAGGTCAATCAAACTCCGCTGAATAATGAACTTCTCGATTTAAGTTCTTTCTCGGGCCAAGTTCAAGCCAGCTTTACCAATATTGTGAGTAATGCCCAGTTTCTTAATTCCGTTGGCTTCTATCGTGTAGCAGATCAATTGGGTACAGTTATTGACCCCCTGACCAATCGGGCCTTAACGCCTAATGATCTGGGCTATGCTGAAGCGTCCTTGCGTAACGCTATTCCCGGTTTAGTGATTAATAAAAATACGTCTCCGTCAACCATTAACCTACCAGGAGGTAGTCTTTTTGCTCCCTACTTAATCGTGGATACTGGAACTGGACTGCCAACAACCTACTTCTCCTACCTGGGGGCCAATCCCGATAAGGCCGACCATATGATCTTCTCGGAGGACAATAAACTCTTCCGCTTTGAAGATTCCTTTGGTGGTGGTGACATCGATTTCAATGACCTGCAATTCCGGGTCAACCTCAGTCCCCTCTAGGCTTTTCGGGAAAGCTTAATTCTTCAGGGTAGGGCGATGATGACTCCGCTCTCCCTGATTTTTGATCTCTGCCAAGATGGAGCGGGGGATGGTAGGCTTAGTAAAAACGTCAGATAACAGGTCATTAGGTTGAGGATTAGGGTTGTGGACTGGAGAGTGCGGGCCATTCGTGGCGCAACAACAGTAACGGAAAATACTGCCGCGGCCATGCGAGAAGCCGTCAGCGAATTACTGGATACTATTGAAGCCCACAATCAATTTGACCCTAGTGACATTGTCAGTGTCACTTTCTCCGTCACCCGTGATCTAGATGCCCTCTTTCCGGCGGCCATTGCCCGAGAACGGCCTGATTGGGATAATGTCCCCCTGTTGGATGTCCAGCAAATGCATGTCCCTGGTAGCTTGGAACGCTGTATTCGAGTGCTGATTCATCTCAATACTTGCAAGCCCCAGACCGAAATTCACCATGCTTACCTCCGTCGGGCCCAAAGCCTACGACCCGATTTGCCCGTGGCCCAACTGAGTCTCTCGGCGCCAATTCGTTGAGTTGGCCCTCAGTCGGAAGGATTGATAGATTTATAATCGAGTTGATCAAAGCACCAAAAGGTCTTTCTCCTATCCGCTAAAGTTTGGGGTTTTCAAAAGCTACAATCTTTCCGTAGGCGTTTGGCTGGATAATCAGTCAAGATAGGGGCTAGTCTATTGACAGGTTGTCAAAGCTCCCTTTATCGCGTCATGCTGGTATCTGTTCTTCTTTATCTGTGAGGTAACTGTCCTGTGTCTAACCCTATCCAAGATACCTCTACGTCCTCTACGGATTTGCCCTGGTGGAGTCGTCCCATTGAAGGGAAAGGCGGGCTCCTTGATAGTCTATTAAACCGGAGTAAGAAGCAGGACATTCCAGAGGCGGTGCTGGCTTTTCGGCAAAAGCAAATGCTGGATATACGGGTTTTTGCAAAAACGGCTGAGGCCATTGACTCCGATAAATTTGGCGATGAAGAATTTTTGACCTATGTGAGGATCAAGTATCTTTTGGCAAAGGGCATCGGTGAATTTGCAGGTTTGGGGGAAAGCGCACAACTCTTACAATTTGCCATTGATGCCAAGGATTTGTTTATTGGCATTGACCAAACAG contains:
- the aroH gene encoding chorismate mutase gives rise to the protein MDWRVRAIRGATTVTENTAAAMREAVSELLDTIEAHNQFDPSDIVSVTFSVTRDLDALFPAAIARERPDWDNVPLLDVQQMHVPGSLERCIRVLIHLNTCKPQTEIHHAYLRRAQSLRPDLPVAQLSLSAPIR